From one Populus alba chromosome 17, ASM523922v2, whole genome shotgun sequence genomic stretch:
- the LOC118060469 gene encoding wax ester synthase/diacylglycerol acyltransferase 4, whose amino-acid sequence MVKPKAESPWGNHFAFLHFQLPELVASTELNPIEFVRKAQQIIKRKRSSLAVYLTAAFVEIVKKLKGHEVAAQCIHKTLLNASMAITNMIGPVEKMSLANHPIKGMYFAVFGNPQSLTITIVSYMDELRVTVGAEKGFIDVQKLKSYIEEAFQMIIKSAACEIQQMQ is encoded by the exons ATGGTAAAACCCAAAGCAGAATCACCATGGGGCAACCATTTTGCCTTCTTGCATTTCCAATTACCTGAGTTGGTGGCCAGTACTGAGTTAAATCCAATAGAATTTGTCAGGAAAGCTCAGCAAATCATCAAGCGAAAGAGAAGCTCTTTGGCTGTCTATCTCACTGCTGCATTCGTTGAGATcgtgaagaaattaaaaggacacGAG GTAGCAGCCCAATGCATTCATAAAACATTGTTGAACGCAAGCATGGCTATAACAAATATGATTGGCCCAGTGGAAAAGATGTCTTTGGCTAATCACCCAATCAAAGGCATGTACTTTGCCGTTTTTGGCAATCCTCAG AGTCTTACCATAACAATTGTAAGCTACATGGACGAACTAAGGGTTACAGTGGGAGCTGAGAAGGGCTTCATAGATGTCCAAAAGTTGAAGTCATACATAGAGGAAGCTTTCCAGATGATAATCAAATCTGCTGCCTGTGAAATTCAGCAAATGCAATAA